The Armatimonadota bacterium genome window below encodes:
- the lexA gene encoding transcriptional repressor LexA: MGRGLTRRQAEILTFIQRFAETHGYPPSVREIGRALGLTSSSTVHSHLAALEKKGYLHRDPSKPRALEVLRDERAAPPKKVIPLPVVGRVAAGSPLLAQENIEDYFPLPAEFVRGAETFILRVRGDSMVGAGIYDGDYVIVRRQPTAHNGDIVVARLEDEATVKRFFREDGYIRLQPENPALEPILTRDVIIEGKVVGLIRRMAS; this comes from the coding sequence ATGGGCCGGGGACTGACGCGCCGACAGGCCGAGATCCTCACCTTCATCCAGCGCTTCGCGGAGACACACGGGTACCCTCCGTCGGTGCGCGAGATTGGCCGCGCGCTGGGGCTGACCAGCAGCTCCACCGTGCACAGCCACCTGGCCGCGCTGGAGAAGAAAGGCTACCTGCACCGCGATCCGAGCAAGCCCCGCGCGCTGGAGGTGCTGCGCGACGAGCGGGCGGCCCCGCCGAAGAAGGTCATCCCCCTGCCCGTGGTCGGCCGTGTGGCCGCCGGCAGCCCCCTGCTCGCCCAGGAGAACATCGAGGACTACTTCCCCCTGCCGGCGGAGTTCGTCCGCGGCGCCGAGACCTTTATCCTCCGCGTGCGCGGGGACAGCATGGTGGGCGCAGGCATCTACGACGGTGACTACGTCATCGTGCGTCGTCAGCCCACCGCCCACAACGGGGATATTGTCGTGGCACGCCTTGAAGACGAGGCGACGGTCAAGCGCTTCTTCCGGGAGGACGGCTACATCCGGCTGCAGCCGGAAAACCCTGCCCTGGAGCCAATCCTCACCCGAGACGTGATCATCGAGGGCAAGGTGGTCGGGCTGATCCGGCGGATGGCTTCGTAG
- a CDS encoding tripartite tricarboxylate transporter permease has protein sequence MGQALQAGLELFLIPTRLGMMLLGVLAGLVVGILPGMGGIVAVAVLLPFVVKLDAVAALAMVTGALAVVHTSDTITSVLIGAPGSAASVPSVLEGHPLAKQGQAARALAAAYLSSLAGGLIGALGLTLSIPIARPLVLSFGSPELFMLTVLGISFAGSLLGKEPRRGIIAGLLGLLLGTVGPTPAAAQVRFDFGQVYLMDGLDLAIVALGVFGIAEVIALLARGGAIAERVDLGRGWLEGARDVLRHRWLVLRGALIGMWAGVLPAIGATAGTWMAYGHVVAASRDRDRFGRGDIRGIIAPEAANNAVEAGDLVPTLLFSVPGSAPAAMIMGSLLAYGVVPGPRIVTDHLDLIYVIVWTFAAANVIGAALMFLASPALARLTYIPFTRVAPAIILMMALAAYQETQHYGDLLTLLALGVLGYGMKAAGWPRAPLLIGFVLSGPLERYFWLTVNLFPDPRAWLLRPAVVVIGLLVISPFAWSGLRALRERTRRREQAVARWTPGVGTVVSMGLLGVFAYAWTTSRGFLPGAALMPLSVASAGTVLALAQVIQEVRGRSLPAEEEDDVALSGPATSRALIYLGGIAVYTALIWVVGIRLATAGWILLFMRRIGRMAWPLAVLYTAGVLVGLEILARLLGIRLPAGVLGPFG, from the coding sequence ATGGGGCAGGCCTTGCAGGCCGGGCTGGAGCTCTTTCTGATCCCCACGCGGCTGGGGATGATGCTCCTGGGCGTCCTGGCCGGACTGGTCGTGGGCATACTGCCCGGCATGGGGGGCATTGTGGCCGTGGCCGTGCTGCTGCCCTTCGTGGTCAAGCTGGACGCGGTGGCCGCGCTGGCCATGGTCACCGGCGCGCTGGCGGTGGTCCACACCTCGGACACCATCACCTCGGTGCTGATCGGAGCACCGGGATCGGCGGCGTCGGTGCCCAGCGTACTCGAAGGGCATCCCCTGGCCAAACAGGGGCAGGCCGCGCGGGCGCTGGCTGCCGCCTACCTCTCCTCGCTGGCGGGCGGGCTTATCGGCGCCCTGGGCCTGACGCTCTCCATCCCCATCGCCCGCCCCCTGGTGCTCTCCTTTGGCTCCCCGGAGCTGTTCATGCTCACGGTGCTGGGGATCTCCTTCGCCGGCAGCCTCCTGGGGAAAGAGCCGCGCCGGGGAATCATCGCCGGCCTGCTGGGGCTGCTGCTAGGTACGGTGGGCCCCACGCCGGCGGCGGCTCAGGTGCGGTTCGACTTCGGCCAGGTCTACCTGATGGACGGCTTGGACCTGGCCATCGTCGCCCTGGGCGTCTTCGGCATCGCCGAGGTCATCGCCCTGCTGGCCCGAGGCGGGGCTATCGCCGAACGGGTAGACCTGGGGCGGGGCTGGCTGGAGGGGGCGCGCGACGTCCTGCGCCACCGCTGGCTGGTCCTGCGCGGGGCGCTCATCGGGATGTGGGCCGGGGTCCTGCCGGCCATCGGCGCCACGGCGGGGACCTGGATGGCCTACGGGCACGTGGTGGCGGCCAGCCGGGATCGGGATCGCTTCGGCCGGGGAGACATCCGCGGCATCATCGCCCCCGAAGCGGCCAACAACGCGGTGGAGGCCGGCGACCTGGTCCCCACCTTGCTTTTCAGCGTCCCGGGCAGTGCGCCGGCGGCCATGATCATGGGGTCGCTGCTGGCCTACGGGGTGGTCCCCGGGCCACGCATCGTCACCGATCATCTGGATCTCATCTACGTTATCGTCTGGACGTTTGCCGCAGCCAACGTGATCGGGGCGGCCCTGATGTTCCTGGCCAGCCCGGCGCTGGCCCGGCTGACTTACATCCCGTTCACGCGGGTGGCCCCCGCCATCATCCTGATGATGGCCCTGGCCGCCTACCAGGAGACGCAGCACTACGGCGACCTGCTGACGCTGCTGGCGCTGGGGGTCCTGGGGTACGGGATGAAAGCCGCGGGATGGCCGCGGGCGCCGCTGCTCATCGGCTTCGTCCTCTCCGGACCCCTGGAGCGGTACTTCTGGCTGACGGTGAACCTCTTCCCCGACCCGCGCGCCTGGTTGCTCCGCCCGGCCGTAGTGGTCATCGGGTTGCTGGTGATCTCACCGTTCGCCTGGAGCGGGCTGCGGGCGCTGCGCGAGCGGACGCGGCGGCGGGAGCAGGCAGTCGCCCGCTGGACTCCGGGGGTAGGGACGGTGGTCAGCATGGGGCTCCTTGGCGTATTCGCCTATGCCTGGACGACCTCCCGCGGGTTCCTGCCCGGAGCGGCGCTGATGCCGCTAAGCGTGGCCAGCGCGGGAACGGTGCTGGCCCTGGCCCAGGTGATCCAGGAAGTCCGCGGGCGCAGCCTGCCCGCCGAAGAGGAGGACGACGTCGCCCTCTCCGGTCCGGCGACCTCCCGTGCGCTCATTTATCTGGGAGGCATCGCAGTCTACACCGCGCTGATCTGGGTGGTAGGGATCCGCCTGGCCACGGCCGGGTGGATCCTGCTGTTCATGCGGCGAATTGGCCGCATGGCCTGGCCGCTGGCGGTGCTGTACACGGCGGGCGTGCTGGTGGGGCTGGAGATACTGGCCCGGTTGCTGGGGATCCGTCTGCCTGCCGGGGTCCTGGGCCCCTTCGGCTGA
- a CDS encoding tripartite tricarboxylate transporter substrate-binding protein, whose amino-acid sequence MREVQRAALAVVVGLLLVAGGTPVQGQVPYYAGKTIEIIVPFGAGGGTDIETRFLAPFFEKHIAGNPKIVVTNRPGGGSILGANFYAANAKPDGFQIFASSGSTVIPFLLGVPQVQYDYRKWRLVKVNGVGGVAYVSPATGIRRPEDVLNPARPLVYGGISATGLDLSMLLAFELLGINVRSVLGFEGRGPARLAFERGETNIDYQTTPAYLSQVVPLIREGKARPLFSFGFTNEKGQLVRDPAAPDLPTIYEFYQQVHKRKPDGLLRWKALQALLVPAFSFQKTLWVPQGTPPEALNALWEAVDKMNADPEFREKSKNILEGYTLFRGDKMEGALLRSLTVTLDVRKFILDLLRTKYNVAI is encoded by the coding sequence GTGAGGGAAGTGCAGCGAGCCGCGCTGGCTGTGGTCGTCGGCCTGCTGCTCGTCGCCGGGGGAACCCCGGTACAGGGGCAGGTGCCCTACTACGCCGGCAAGACCATCGAGATCATCGTGCCGTTCGGCGCCGGGGGCGGGACGGACATCGAGACCAGGTTCCTGGCGCCGTTCTTCGAGAAGCACATCGCCGGGAACCCGAAGATCGTGGTGACCAACCGGCCCGGAGGTGGGAGTATCCTGGGGGCCAACTTCTACGCGGCCAACGCCAAACCCGACGGGTTCCAGATCTTCGCCAGCAGCGGGTCCACCGTGATCCCGTTCCTTCTGGGCGTGCCGCAGGTGCAGTACGACTACAGGAAGTGGAGGCTGGTGAAGGTGAACGGGGTGGGAGGCGTGGCCTACGTCTCACCGGCCACGGGCATCCGCCGACCGGAGGACGTGCTGAACCCGGCCCGACCGCTGGTCTACGGCGGCATCAGCGCCACCGGCCTGGACCTGTCCATGCTCCTGGCCTTCGAGCTGCTGGGGATCAACGTGCGCAGCGTCCTGGGCTTCGAGGGCCGCGGTCCTGCCCGTCTGGCCTTCGAGCGCGGTGAGACCAATATCGACTACCAGACCACGCCGGCCTACCTCTCCCAGGTCGTTCCTCTGATCCGGGAAGGCAAGGCCCGCCCGTTGTTCTCCTTTGGCTTCACCAACGAGAAGGGGCAACTGGTGCGCGACCCCGCGGCCCCCGACCTGCCGACCATCTACGAGTTCTACCAGCAAGTGCACAAGCGCAAGCCGGACGGGCTGCTGCGCTGGAAGGCGCTACAGGCGCTGCTGGTGCCGGCTTTCTCCTTCCAGAAGACCCTGTGGGTGCCTCAGGGCACGCCGCCGGAAGCGCTGAACGCGCTGTGGGAGGCGGTGGACAAGATGAATGCGGATCCGGAGTTCCGGGAGAAGAGCAAGAACATCCTGGAGGGCTACACCCTGTTCCGCGGCGACAAGATGGAAGGGGCGCTGCTGCGGTCCCTTACCGTGACCCTGGACGTGCGGAAGTTCATCCTGGACCTGCTGCGGACGAAGTACAACGTCGCCATCTGA
- a CDS encoding PrpF domain-containing protein has product MQRRIPAVVMRGGTSRAVFFHRHHLPEDPALRDRVILAIFGGGDPYGRQVDGLGGAVSTTSKAAIISPPSVPDADVDYTFGQVSVTAPLVDYGGNCGNISSAVGPFAIEEGLVRATDPVTTVRIWQVNTRKRIIARVPTSGGLPQVEGDYAIDGVPGTGAMILLEFLDPGGSMTGRLLPTGNPTDVLEVEGIGRLTVSLVDAANPVVFVHPGDLGLEGLEMPERVDGDPALLAKIEAIRAHAAVRIGLARTPAEATARSPGVPKLAFTAPPASYTSTRGSPVDGAAVDVVGRIMSMGRLHRSYALTGAICTAAAAQVEGTLVHAVARPGPSGERTLRIGHPAGIIEVGVQVVRRDGEWHVEKVLTRRTARRLMEGMALVPASVWPLTAPAAAAAVRG; this is encoded by the coding sequence ATGCAGCGGCGTATTCCTGCAGTCGTCATGCGTGGGGGCACGAGTCGGGCGGTCTTCTTCCACCGGCACCACCTGCCCGAGGACCCCGCGCTGCGCGACAGAGTCATCCTGGCCATCTTCGGCGGGGGGGACCCCTACGGCCGCCAGGTCGACGGGCTGGGCGGCGCGGTCTCCACCACCAGCAAGGCCGCCATAATCAGCCCCCCGTCCGTACCGGACGCGGATGTGGATTACACCTTCGGGCAGGTCTCGGTGACTGCGCCACTGGTGGACTATGGAGGCAACTGCGGGAACATCTCCTCAGCCGTGGGCCCCTTCGCCATTGAGGAGGGACTCGTCCGTGCCACCGACCCGGTGACCACGGTGCGCATCTGGCAGGTGAACACGCGGAAACGCATTATCGCCCGCGTGCCCACCTCGGGTGGTCTGCCGCAGGTAGAAGGCGACTACGCCATCGATGGCGTGCCAGGGACAGGGGCAATGATCCTGCTGGAGTTCCTCGACCCCGGCGGATCCATGACCGGGCGGCTCCTGCCCACCGGCAATCCCACCGACGTGCTGGAGGTGGAGGGGATAGGCCGGCTCACCGTCTCCCTGGTGGACGCCGCCAACCCGGTGGTCTTCGTCCATCCCGGGGACCTGGGCCTGGAGGGGCTGGAGATGCCGGAGCGGGTGGACGGAGACCCCGCACTCCTGGCCAAGATCGAGGCGATCCGCGCTCACGCCGCGGTGCGCATAGGTCTGGCCCGCACCCCCGCGGAGGCTACCGCGCGCAGTCCCGGGGTGCCCAAGCTGGCCTTCACCGCTCCGCCGGCCTCCTACACCTCGACCCGGGGGAGCCCCGTGGACGGCGCGGCCGTGGACGTGGTGGGGCGGATTATGTCCATGGGACGCCTGCACCGCTCCTACGCCCTCACCGGCGCCATCTGCACCGCCGCAGCGGCGCAGGTGGAGGGTACGCTGGTGCACGCCGTGGCCCGCCCCGGCCCCTCGGGGGAGCGCACGCTGCGCATTGGCCATCCTGCTGGAATCATCGAGGTGGGGGTACAGGTGGTGCGGCGGGACGGGGAGTGGCACGTGGAGAAGGTGTTGACGCGGCGCACCGCCCGCCGTCTGATGGAGGGAATGGCACTGGTGCCAGCATCGGTGTGGCCGCTGACGGCTCCGGCCGCCGCGGCCGCCGTGAGGGGGTGA
- the tcuA gene encoding FAD-dependent tricarballylate dehydrogenase TcuA: protein MSVRGPAGPADLEAPAVILACGGFEANPEMRARYLGPGWDTVIVRGTASSTGEMLDAVLRIGGQPHGHWSGCHATPVDAAAPRVGDLRLTDRTNRLSYPYGIMVNTEGRRFVDEGEDFSPYTYARIGRAILAQPQNRAWQIFDQQTVDLLEERYATGRPVRAETLAELAEAMGVPRAALEETVATFNAAARAGRFDPTARDGRSTTGLRPPKSNWALPLESPPFVAYPVTCGITFTYGGLRVDEQARVLDTENKLILGLYATGEITGGFFCFNYPAGAGLMRGAVFGRMAGEESARLAVSRRHT, encoded by the coding sequence GTGAGCGTGCGCGGTCCCGCCGGACCCGCCGACCTGGAGGCTCCCGCCGTGATCCTGGCCTGCGGCGGCTTCGAAGCCAACCCGGAGATGCGCGCGCGTTACCTGGGCCCCGGATGGGACACCGTCATCGTCCGCGGCACCGCCTCTAGCACCGGGGAAATGCTGGATGCCGTGCTGCGGATCGGGGGGCAGCCCCACGGCCACTGGAGCGGCTGCCACGCCACTCCAGTGGATGCCGCCGCACCGCGGGTGGGTGACCTGCGGCTCACCGACAGGACCAACCGGCTCTCCTACCCGTACGGGATCATGGTGAACACTGAGGGACGACGTTTCGTGGACGAAGGGGAGGACTTCTCGCCCTACACCTACGCCAGAATCGGGCGGGCCATCCTGGCCCAGCCCCAAAACCGGGCCTGGCAGATCTTCGACCAGCAGACCGTCGACCTGCTGGAGGAGCGGTACGCCACCGGTCGCCCGGTCCGGGCAGAGACGTTAGCGGAGCTGGCTGAGGCCATGGGGGTGCCCCGGGCGGCCCTGGAGGAGACAGTGGCCACTTTCAACGCTGCAGCCCGAGCCGGAAGGTTCGACCCCACCGCGCGGGACGGCAGGAGCACGACGGGTCTTCGGCCTCCCAAGTCCAACTGGGCCCTGCCGCTGGAGTCTCCACCTTTCGTGGCCTACCCCGTCACCTGCGGGATCACTTTTACCTATGGCGGCCTGCGCGTGGACGAGCAGGCGCGGGTGCTGGATACGGAGAATAAACTCATTTTAGGGCTGTACGCCACTGGGGAGATTACGGGCGGTTTCTTCTGCTTCAACTACCCGGCCGGCGCCGGCCTGATGCGCGGCGCGGTCTTTGGCCGGATGGCCGGCGAGGAGAGTGCGCGGCTGGCCGTCTCACGCCGTCACACCTGA
- a CDS encoding isocitrate lyase/PEP mutase family protein, translated as MSDASAARVRLRQRLTTGVILVAVGVYDGLSARLAEDAGFEAVYASGGAIARSAGLPDLGLLTLSEMVERVRQITQAVAVPVIADANTGYGSALNVRRTVRLYEDAGVAALHLEDQVTPKRCGHYQGQEVIPAEEMVGKIRAAVEARRDPGLVIIARTDARLAVSLEEALRRARLYAGAGADVLFVEAPRTREEVAAIREAVQVPLLYNLTYSGKSPLLSPEELRAMGYQIVIFPADLQLGAIRGMQQVLASLRRGGLTPGELRVSFQDRDAVVRLAEWLALEERYSSRRDSI; from the coding sequence GTGAGCGACGCATCCGCCGCACGCGTGCGGCTGCGCCAGCGCCTCACCACGGGGGTGATCCTCGTGGCCGTGGGTGTCTACGACGGCCTCTCCGCGCGGCTGGCCGAGGACGCCGGGTTCGAGGCGGTCTACGCCAGCGGTGGCGCCATCGCCCGTAGCGCCGGGCTGCCCGACCTGGGCCTGCTGACCCTGAGCGAGATGGTGGAGCGGGTACGGCAGATCACGCAGGCCGTGGCCGTCCCGGTCATCGCCGACGCCAACACCGGTTACGGCAGCGCCCTCAACGTCCGCCGCACCGTCCGCCTCTACGAGGACGCTGGCGTGGCCGCGCTGCACCTGGAGGACCAGGTGACGCCTAAGCGCTGCGGGCACTACCAGGGGCAGGAAGTGATCCCGGCGGAGGAGATGGTGGGGAAGATCCGCGCAGCGGTGGAGGCGCGGCGCGACCCCGGCCTGGTGATCATCGCCCGCACCGATGCTCGGTTGGCGGTGAGCCTGGAGGAGGCGCTGCGGCGGGCACGGCTCTACGCAGGGGCCGGCGCCGACGTGCTGTTCGTGGAAGCGCCGCGGACGCGGGAGGAGGTGGCAGCCATCAGAGAGGCGGTGCAGGTGCCCCTTCTGTACAACCTGACCTACAGCGGGAAGAGCCCCCTGCTTTCGCCTGAGGAGCTGCGGGCAATGGGCTACCAGATCGTTATCTTCCCCGCCGACCTCCAGCTGGGGGCCATCCGCGGCATGCAGCAGGTCCTGGCCAGTCTGCGCCGCGGGGGGCTCACCCCCGGGGAGCTGCGGGTGTCCTTCCAGGACCGCGATGCCGTCGTCCGCCTGGCGGAGTGGCTGGCGCTGGAAGAGCGGTACAGCAGTCGCCGGGATTCCATCTGA
- the hflX gene encoding GTPase HflX → MLQALLRRRVPQDRIAAPDLLHTLAHLAHALKSEVGVYVDRHGTVREVVVSRRWQELLPSLTARASSSRLVGLRYIAARPEAERAPGEGDGRHVVEARLDLAAVVDSRKGRPGEGWLVMMVPGPDGAEPQTTVEGPYAPEVLVHLEVAPRIKMVEGVLRRSPTVATAVTRPERAILVGLSLSDAAPPGQVPHPPTSASLEELARLAQTAGAEVCASLVQARSRPDAATFIGRGKAGELLRLCEEHDADLVIFDEELSPAQQRNLERELGRKVVDRTALVLDIFARRAQTREGRLQVELAQLTYLLPRLTGRGVWLSRLGGGIGTRGPGETKLEVDRRRIRQRITDLRRELHEVARHRTRQRDSRRRTGYPVVAITGYTNAGKSTLLNALTHAGVLVEDRLFATLDPTVRKVTLPNRQTVLLVDTVGFIHKLPTHLVAAFRATLEEAVDADLLVHVVDVADPQWPHQMAVVNRILADLGAGDRPQVVAFNKIDRLPAAARRALARAHPDAVLISAQYSLGLLNLLRRIAQRLPQRLVRLRMAVPYAQAGTLAQIYAQGRILQQRYAEEGVEVEAEVPPALAARLRGPQ, encoded by the coding sequence ATGCTGCAGGCCTTGCTGCGTCGGCGCGTCCCCCAGGACCGCATCGCCGCCCCCGACCTCCTGCACACTCTGGCCCACCTGGCCCACGCCCTGAAAAGCGAGGTGGGGGTCTACGTGGACCGCCACGGAACAGTGCGGGAGGTGGTGGTCAGCCGCAGGTGGCAGGAGCTGCTGCCCTCACTGACCGCCCGGGCCTCCTCCTCACGCCTTGTGGGACTGCGCTACATCGCCGCCCGCCCCGAGGCGGAGCGGGCTCCGGGTGAGGGCGACGGGCGACACGTGGTCGAGGCGCGCCTCGACCTGGCGGCGGTCGTGGACTCGCGCAAGGGCAGGCCCGGGGAAGGGTGGCTGGTCATGATGGTCCCCGGCCCCGACGGGGCTGAGCCGCAGACGACCGTCGAGGGGCCCTACGCGCCGGAGGTTCTGGTTCACCTGGAGGTGGCGCCGCGGATCAAGATGGTGGAGGGCGTCCTGCGGCGCAGCCCTACTGTGGCCACGGCGGTGACGCGCCCGGAGCGGGCGATCCTGGTCGGGCTTTCCCTGTCCGACGCAGCGCCTCCGGGTCAGGTGCCCCACCCACCCACCAGCGCCTCGCTGGAGGAACTCGCCAGGCTGGCGCAGACAGCCGGTGCCGAGGTCTGCGCCAGCCTGGTCCAGGCACGATCCAGGCCGGACGCGGCCACCTTCATCGGGCGGGGAAAGGCGGGGGAGCTACTGCGGCTGTGCGAGGAACACGACGCCGACCTGGTCATCTTCGACGAGGAGCTCTCCCCCGCGCAGCAGCGCAACCTGGAGCGAGAGCTGGGGCGCAAGGTCGTGGACCGCACCGCGCTGGTGCTGGACATCTTCGCCCGGAGGGCGCAGACGCGGGAAGGGCGGCTGCAGGTGGAGCTGGCACAGCTCACCTACCTCCTGCCCCGGCTGACCGGACGCGGAGTCTGGCTCTCCCGCCTGGGAGGGGGTATTGGTACCCGTGGCCCTGGAGAGACCAAGCTGGAGGTGGATCGGCGGCGCATCCGGCAGCGCATCACCGACCTGCGCCGGGAGCTGCACGAGGTAGCCCGGCACCGCACCCGGCAGCGGGACTCGCGGCGACGCACCGGCTATCCCGTGGTCGCCATCACCGGCTACACCAACGCCGGCAAGTCCACCCTGCTCAACGCCCTCACCCACGCCGGGGTGCTGGTGGAGGACAGGCTCTTTGCCACTTTGGATCCCACCGTGCGGAAGGTCACCTTGCCCAACCGCCAGACGGTGTTACTGGTGGACACCGTCGGCTTCATCCACAAACTGCCGACGCATCTGGTGGCAGCCTTCCGGGCGACACTGGAGGAGGCCGTCGACGCCGACCTGCTTGTCCACGTGGTGGACGTGGCCGACCCGCAGTGGCCCCACCAGATGGCGGTGGTGAACCGCATCCTGGCTGACCTGGGAGCGGGGGACCGGCCGCAGGTCGTGGCCTTCAACAAGATCGACCGCCTGCCCGCGGCGGCGCGCCGGGCCCTGGCCCGGGCGCATCCCGACGCGGTGCTGATCTCCGCCCAATATAGCCTTGGGCTGCTCAACCTGTTGCGGCGGATAGCCCAGCGGCTGCCGCAGCGCCTGGTACGCCTGCGGATGGCCGTGCCCTACGCGCAGGCTGGCACCCTGGCGCAAATCTACGCCCAGGGCCGCATCCTGCAGCAGCGGTACGCGGAGGAGGGGGTCGAAGTGGAAGCGGAAGTTCCCCCGGCGCTGGCCGCGCGCCTTCGCGGGCCGCAGTGA
- a CDS encoding LL-diaminopimelate aminotransferase, whose translation MMQAERLSRIGAYLFADLDRKQEELQARGVDVINLGIGDPDLPTPEHIVEALARAARDPRSHRYPPYPGIRDFREAAAEWYRRRFGVRLDPEREVLALIGSKEGLAHLPWAVLNPGQAALVPDPGYPVYRAATILAEGEPVAVPLQPERGYLPDLAAVPDQVARRARLLFLNYPNNPTAATAAPGFFDEVVRFARDRGIFVAHDNSYSEIAYDGYRPPSFLQADGAKEVGVEFHSLSKTYCMTGWRLGFAVGHPELIDALSRIKTNVDSGVFRAVQEAGIAALLGPQEPVQERLEVFRRRRDRVVEALDALGWNPPRPRATFYLWFQAPGGRSGTAFAAEVLERTGVVLTPGVGYGRQGERYVRLSLTTPDARLEEALDRLRAAFGGG comes from the coding sequence GTGATGCAGGCGGAGCGACTGAGCAGGATCGGCGCCTACCTCTTCGCTGATCTGGACCGCAAACAAGAGGAGCTTCAGGCCCGGGGCGTTGACGTGATCAACCTGGGCATCGGCGACCCCGATCTGCCCACGCCAGAGCACATCGTGGAGGCCCTCGCCCGCGCGGCCCGGGATCCCCGGTCGCACCGCTATCCGCCGTATCCGGGCATCCGCGACTTCAGGGAAGCGGCGGCGGAGTGGTACCGGCGGCGCTTCGGCGTCCGCCTGGATCCGGAGCGGGAAGTCCTGGCGCTCATCGGATCCAAAGAGGGGCTGGCCCACCTGCCCTGGGCCGTGCTGAATCCGGGGCAGGCGGCCCTCGTCCCCGACCCCGGGTATCCGGTCTACAGGGCGGCGACCATCCTGGCAGAAGGGGAGCCCGTCGCCGTTCCCCTCCAGCCGGAGCGGGGGTACCTGCCGGACCTGGCCGCGGTTCCGGACCAGGTCGCCCGTCGGGCCCGCCTGCTGTTCCTCAACTACCCCAACAACCCCACGGCGGCCACGGCAGCGCCTGGCTTCTTCGATGAGGTGGTGCGGTTTGCCCGGGACCGCGGCATATTCGTCGCCCACGACAACTCCTACTCAGAGATCGCCTACGACGGGTACCGGCCGCCCAGCTTCCTCCAGGCGGACGGCGCCAAGGAGGTGGGGGTAGAGTTTCACTCCCTCTCCAAGACCTACTGCATGACCGGATGGCGCCTGGGGTTCGCGGTGGGACATCCTGAGCTGATCGACGCGTTGAGCCGGATCAAGACCAACGTCGACTCGGGGGTCTTCCGGGCGGTGCAGGAGGCGGGGATCGCCGCGCTGCTGGGTCCGCAGGAGCCCGTGCAGGAGCGGCTGGAGGTCTTCCGGCGCCGCCGCGACCGGGTGGTGGAAGCGCTGGATGCCCTGGGCTGGAACCCGCCTAGGCCGCGGGCAACATTCTACCTCTGGTTTCAGGCCCCGGGCGGGCGGAGTGGAACGGCCTTCGCCGCGGAGGTGCTCGAACGCACCGGTGTTGTCCTCACCCCTGGAGTGGGGTATGGTCGGCAGGGCGAGCGGTATGTCCGGCTGTCGCTGACCACGCCGGACGCCCGCCTGGAGGAGGCACTCGACCGCCTGCGTGCGGCCTTTGGAGGTGGGTAG
- the miaA gene encoding tRNA (adenosine(37)-N6)-dimethylallyltransferase MiaA: protein MEGTGEALLVVICGATATGKTAVAAALAAEVGGEIVAADSRTVYRGMDIGTAKPPPGLRAAVPHHLLDVAEPTEVFTLAQYQRMATSAITDILRRGRLPLLVGGTGLYIRAVVDGLQIPRVPPDWAFRRQAEAQEQAAPGILYARLQRLDPLAAQRIHPHNLRRVIRALEVIAATGRPVSEQQEAQPGPWRVLIAGLWVPRPLLYRRIDHRVDEQLAQGLVREVEELLARGVPPQAPAMQGLGYKEIIPYLQGRSTLAEAVAALKRNTRRFARRQESWFRRDPRIRWIDAGEAAPETVASTIRAMLAEE from the coding sequence GTGGAGGGGACAGGGGAAGCGTTGCTTGTGGTTATCTGTGGGGCGACGGCGACGGGAAAGACCGCCGTCGCCGCCGCCCTGGCGGCAGAGGTTGGCGGCGAGATCGTCGCGGCCGACTCGCGAACCGTCTACCGCGGCATGGACATTGGCACGGCCAAGCCGCCGCCCGGGCTCCGCGCCGCGGTGCCGCACCACCTGCTGGATGTCGCTGAGCCCACCGAGGTCTTCACGCTAGCGCAGTACCAGCGGATGGCCACGTCCGCCATCACCGACATCCTCCGCCGGGGTCGCCTGCCGCTCCTGGTGGGCGGCACCGGCCTGTACATCCGTGCGGTGGTGGACGGGCTGCAGATCCCGCGTGTGCCGCCGGACTGGGCGTTTCGCCGCCAGGCCGAGGCGCAGGAGCAGGCCGCACCCGGGATCCTCTACGCCCGCCTGCAGCGGCTCGACCCGCTGGCCGCGCAGCGAATCCACCCGCACAACCTGCGCCGCGTCATCCGGGCACTGGAGGTCATCGCCGCAACCGGCCGCCCCGTCTCTGAGCAGCAGGAGGCGCAGCCGGGACCGTGGCGCGTGCTCATCGCCGGCCTGTGGGTGCCGCGGCCGCTCCTTTACCGGCGGATCGATCACCGTGTGGACGAGCAACTGGCACAGGGGCTGGTGAGGGAGGTGGAGGAGCTGCTGGCCCGCGGCGTGCCCCCGCAGGCACCGGCCATGCAGGGGTTGGGCTACAAGGAGATCATCCCCTACCTGCAGGGCCGCAGCACCCTGGCCGAGGCGGTGGCGGCGCTGAAGCGCAACACCCGCCGGTTTGCCCGGAGGCAGGAGAGCTGGTTTCGCCGTGACCCCCGCATCCGCTGGATCGACGCGGGAGAAGCCGCGCCTGAGACAGTGGCGTCCACTATCCGTGCTATGCTAGCGGAGGAGTGA